The following proteins come from a genomic window of Solea solea chromosome 3, fSolSol10.1, whole genome shotgun sequence:
- the LOC131457111 gene encoding uncharacterized oxidoreductase YtbE-like: protein MSSSPSSSSSVRLNTGVQMPLLGLGTYKLQGPDGVYRAVDAALAAGYRAFDCAAVYGNETDLGQALRKILPKYGLTRQDVFITSKLDPKDQGESAVEGALHSLTQLDLDYIDLYLIHWPGTKGLEVGDQRNPGNRAQSWAALEELHDQGKLKAIGVSNYTPAHMRELMQKCRIPPAVLQVEFHPRLCQTELRRVCEEYGVCFQAYSSLGKGELVTDPRVTAVAKNCSRTPAQVLLRWAVQQGVPVLPKSSNPDRIKENAAVFDFTLSDTEMETLSSLDCGHKYCRDSAGIV from the exons ATGTCTtcttcaccctcctcctcctcttctgtgcGTCTAAACACGGGGGTTCAAATGCCCCTTTTGGGTCTGGGGACCTACAAGCTTCAGGGTCCTGACGGCGTCTACCGGGCTGTGGATGCGGCCCTCGCTGCAGGTTACCGTGCTTTTGATTGTGCGGCCGTTTACGGGAATGAGACCGACTTGGGTCAAGCCCTGAGGAAGATCCTGCCCAAATATGGCTTGACTAGACAGGATGTGTTTATAACCAG TAAACTGGACCCAAAAGATCAGGGTGAGAGCGCAGTGGAGGGAGCTCTTCACAGCCTGACACAGCTGGACTTGGATTACATTGACCTCTACCTGATCCACTGGCCGGGCACTAAGGGTCTGGAAGTGGGCGATCAGCGTAACCCAG GTAACCGAGCTCAGAGTTGGGCCGCACTGGAGGAGCTGCATGACCAGGGGAAGCTGAAGGCCATTGGAGTGTCCAACTACACACCAGCACACATGAGAGAACTGATGCAGAAGTGCAGAATCCCTCCTGCTGTTTTACAG GTAGAGTTTCACCCACGCCTGTGCCAGACTGAGCTGAggcgtgtgtgtgaggagtATGGAGTGTGTTTCCAGGCCTACTCCTCTTTAGGGAAAGGAGAGCTGGTCACTGATCCCAGGGTTACAGCGGTGGCAAAGAACTGCTCACGCACACCTGCCCAg GTCCTGTTGCGCTGGGCAGTGCAGCAGGGAGTCCCGGTGCTCCCCAAGTCCTCGAATCCAGACAGGATAAAGGAGAACGCTGCAGTTTTTGACTTTACGCTAAGTGACACAGAAATGGAGACACTGTCATCTTTAGACTGTGGGCACAAATACTGCAGGGATTCTGCAGGAATTGTGTGA
- the LOC131457113 gene encoding membrane-anchored junction protein isoform X1: protein MTLQSFSFPVAETRFLRAGSFIYKFKIRRGGSFSGEEVNQELEDIIRTVIGNLDTLQPFSSEHFNVFPNKKQWEGRSEEMCKHDRKTLTAYPFVLLLNLEKKTQKRKQTKKNPRKVIEQHCCECEPLSKCYKRDSTLEGAILKDLIEDMVADSNAAMVGPHVDNPHAEGEVNEDTGNVDEQGAEGSVEAQLKSGINRIRGSGSPGKVDFETDQDVEEEEEEDNAASQSQEESKSGILTRLASYIFPFSLFFRDS, encoded by the exons ATGACTCTGCAGAGCTTCTCCTTCCCCGTTGCTGAGACTCGATTCCTCCGAGCTGGTAGTTTCATTTACAAGTTTAAGATCAGAAGAGGCGGGAGCTTCAG TGGGGAGGAGGTGAATCAGGAACTGGAG GACATCATTCGAACTGTTATTGGCAACCTGGACACACTTCAACCCTTCTCTAGTGAACACTTCAACGTCTTCCCTA ATAAGAAGCAGTGGGAGGGGCGATCTGAGGAGATGTGCAAACATGACAGGAAGACGCTAACAGCTTACCCCTTTGTCCTTCTGCtcaatctggaaaaaaaaacacaaaaaa gaaaacaaacaaagaagaatcca aGGAAAGTGATCGAGCAGCACTGCTGTGAATGTGAGCCTCTGTCAAAGTGCTATAAGAGAGACTCGACACTAGAGGGCGCCATACTAAAGGACTTAATTGAGGACATGGTGGCTGACAGCAACGCTGCTATGGTGGG GCCACACGTGGACAATCCTCACGCAGAGGGAGAGGTCAACGAGGACACAGGAAATGTCGATGAG CAAGGGGCCGAAGGGTCTGTAGAAGCCCAGCTGAAATCAGGCATCAACAGGATTAGAGGAAGTGGGAGTCCGGGCAAAGTGGATTTTGAGACAGACCAAGAtgtagaagaggaggaggaggaagataaCGCAGCCTCacagtcacaggaagagtcaaaGTCAGGGATTTTGACTCGACTGGCCAG CTATATCTTCCCTTTCTCCTTGTTCTTCAGAGACTCATaa
- the LOC131457113 gene encoding uncharacterized protein LOC131457113 isoform X2: MTLQSFSFPVAETRFLRAGSFIYKFKIRRGGSFSGEEVNQELEDIIRTVIGNLDTLQPFSSEHFNVFPRKQTKKNPRKVIEQHCCECEPLSKCYKRDSTLEGAILKDLIEDMVADSNAAMVGPHVDNPHAEGEVNEDTGNVDEQGAEGSVEAQLKSGINRIRGSGSPGKVDFETDQDVEEEEEEDNAASQSQEESKSGILTRLASYIFPFSLFFRDS, from the exons ATGACTCTGCAGAGCTTCTCCTTCCCCGTTGCTGAGACTCGATTCCTCCGAGCTGGTAGTTTCATTTACAAGTTTAAGATCAGAAGAGGCGGGAGCTTCAG TGGGGAGGAGGTGAATCAGGAACTGGAG GACATCATTCGAACTGTTATTGGCAACCTGGACACACTTCAACCCTTCTCTAGTGAACACTTCAACGTCTTCCCTA gaaaacaaacaaagaagaatcca aGGAAAGTGATCGAGCAGCACTGCTGTGAATGTGAGCCTCTGTCAAAGTGCTATAAGAGAGACTCGACACTAGAGGGCGCCATACTAAAGGACTTAATTGAGGACATGGTGGCTGACAGCAACGCTGCTATGGTGGG GCCACACGTGGACAATCCTCACGCAGAGGGAGAGGTCAACGAGGACACAGGAAATGTCGATGAG CAAGGGGCCGAAGGGTCTGTAGAAGCCCAGCTGAAATCAGGCATCAACAGGATTAGAGGAAGTGGGAGTCCGGGCAAAGTGGATTTTGAGACAGACCAAGAtgtagaagaggaggaggaggaagataaCGCAGCCTCacagtcacaggaagagtcaaaGTCAGGGATTTTGACTCGACTGGCCAG CTATATCTTCCCTTTCTCCTTGTTCTTCAGAGACTCATaa
- the LOC131457112 gene encoding glyoxal reductase-like, translated as MSSSTSSSSSVRLNTGVQMPLLGLGTYKLQGLDDVYRAVDAALAAGYRAFDSAAVYRNETDLGQALREILPKYGLTRQDVFITSKLGPKDQGESAVEGALHSLTQLDLDYIDLYLIHWPGTQGLDVGDQRNPGNRAQSWAALEELHDQGKLKAIGVSNYTPAHMRELMQKCRIPPAVLQVEFHPRLCQTELRRVCEEYGVCFQAYSSLGKGELVTDPRVTAMAKNCSRTPAQVLLRWAVQQGVPVLPKSSNPDRIKENASLFDFTLSDTDMETLSSLDCGHKYCWDPAGVA; from the exons ATGTCTTcttcaacctcctcctcctcttctgtgcGTCTAAACACGGGGGTTCAAATGCCCCTTTTGGGTCTGGGGACCTACAAGCTTCAGGGTCTTGACGACGTCTACCGGGCTGTGGATGCGGCCCTCGCTGCAGGTTACCGTGCTTTTGACAGTGCGGCCGTTTACAGGAATGAGACCGACTTGGGTCAAGCCCTGAGGGAGATCCTGCCCAAATATGGCTTGACTAGACAGGATGTGTTTATAACCAG TAAACTGGGCCCAAAAGATCAGGGTGAGAGTGCAGTGGAGGGAGCTCTTCACAGCCTGACACAGCTGGACTTGGATTACATTGACCTCTACCTGATCCACTGGCCGGGCACTCAGGGTCTGGACGTGGGCGATCAGCGTAACCCAG GTAACCGAGCTCAGAGTTGGGCAGCACTGGAGGAGCTGCATGACCAGGGGAAGCTGAAGGCCATTGGAGTGTCCAACTACACACCAGCACACATGAGAGAACTGATGCAGAAGTGCAGAATCCCTCCTGCTGTTTTACAG GTAGAGTTTCACCCACGCCTGTGCCAGACTGAGCTGAggcgtgtgtgtgaggagtATGGAGTGTGTTTCCAGGCCTACTCCTCTTTAGGGAAAGGAGAGCTGGTCACTGATCCCAGGGTTACAGCGATGGCAAAGAACTGCTCACGCACACCTGCCCAg GTCCTGTTGCGCTGGGCGGTGCAGCAGGGAGTCCCGGTGCTCCCCAAGTCCTCGAATCCAGACAGGATAAAGGAGAACGCTTCACTTTTTGACTTTACGCTAAGTGACACAGACATGGAGACACTGTCATCTTTAGACTGTGGGCACAAATACTGCTGGGATCCTGCAGGGGTGGCTTGA
- the badb gene encoding BCL2 associated agonist of cell death b: MAARFCISDSDSEPADEVEEGEMKQSFTEPEQHFSQRHNLTLPELRTSATGRIRLNSESHASTVSRDEELLAKGDDGAGTPTEGAPFRGRSKSAPPALWAARKYGQRLRRMSDEFDSLLDKGTMRKVNSTGSAKQMHHSKSWWSYLFSHQELEGENNHHENHTHRTE; the protein is encoded by the exons ATGGCAGCAAGGTTCTGTATTTCAGACAGCGATTCAGAGCCAGCTGATGAGGTTGAAGAAGGAGAAATGAAACAATCGTTTACTGAACCTGAGCAGCATTTTTCTCAGCGGCACAACCTCACGCTTCCTGAACTCAGAACATCAG CAACTGGTCGAATCAGGCTGAACTCAGAGTCCCATGCTTCCACTGTTTCAAGAGATGAGGAGCTCCTGGCCAAGGGGGACGATGGAGCCGGTACACCCACTGAGGGCGCTCCATTCCGGGGACGTTCAAAGTCGGCTCCTCCTGCACTGTGGGCGGCAAGGAAATATGGCCAGCGGCTGCGAAGGATGAGCGATGAGTTTGACAGTCTGCTAGACAAAGGG ACGATGAGGAAGGTGAATAGCACTGGGTCGGCCAAACAGATGCACCACTCTAAAAGCTGGTGGAGCTACCTCTTCAGTCACCAGGAGCTAGAAGGAGAAAACAACCATCATGAGAACCACACTCACCGTACTGAGTAG
- the gpha2 gene encoding glycoprotein hormone alpha-2: protein MSLCMISHLCLLVLPVMSLLLLFSPIGWSYDSPAPGCHLYPFNVTIRSDRRSTCKGTHLVYACVGYCESSAFPSRYSVLVASNFTHNITSTSRCCTISKDAKVKVHLDCPRGRHHEEIEILTAKACRCDMCRKSRY from the exons ATGTCGCTCTGCATGATCTCACACCTCTGCCTCCTGGTGCTGCCAGtgatgtcactgctgctgctcttctcccCGATTGGATGGAGCTATGATAGCCCCGCCCCTGGCTGTCACCTTTACC CCTTCAACGTGACCATCCGCAGTGACCGCCGCAGCACATGTAAAGGCACCCACCTTGTCTACGCCTGTGTGGGCTACTGTGAGTCCAGTGCCTTCCCGTCCAGATACTCTGTCCTGGTGGCCTCCAACTTCACCCACAACATCACCTCCACTTCCCGCTGCTGCACTATAAGCAAGGACGCCAAG GTCAAAGTTCACCTGGACTGCCCCCGCGGTCGTCACCATGAAGAGATAGAGATACTGACGGCGAAGGCCTGCCGCTGCGACATGTGCCGCAAGTCACGCTACTGA